The Chiroxiphia lanceolata isolate bChiLan1 chromosome 3, bChiLan1.pri, whole genome shotgun sequence DNA segment ccaaaccccgACTTTCCCTGCCTGCTTCTACTCGGGTACAGGGTTGTTGATTTGAAGCATTTGTTTATTCCATGCCAATTTTCTGTGTTACCCTGTGGTTCTTGATCTCAATGAACAGTGGGCTATAAAAGGCAGATGACTAAAGAAGGGTGATCATGAGAGAGCCATCTGGGATAGTGCCCTCAGGCACCATAAACTTCTCTCTCCCCCCATCACGCTGAAGAATTCCTGAAGCAAGAAATCACTCATCCCTTCAGGTGTGTAATTTGTTACAGCTTTCATGCCTTACAAAGGACAAAAGAAGTATAAAAGTgattgaaaacaaataaacaagagACAAATGCTAAACAGGCTTCCTTGAACTCAATCAACAACTAAATATACTATTTCATACTGCAGGAAATATCAGGTAAAGTCAGATATTAATTTTCACTTTGCCAGATCGTGCACAGACATTAATTATAAAACCAGTCCAAAACAGTACCATTATTTAGGCAGCTTAATGGTCACATGCACAGTGGTGCTGTTCTTTTGCCAAACAGATGTGCAGTGCTTTTTACAAACCTCCTTTACCATTTTATTGCTTTAGAGAACACACAATGACCTGTTTCTGCATCTTTATAAAAAAGGCTAATTCTACCACTTAAATATGCTACGAGGTACATGAGTGAACGTATGAGTTAAAACAtttcataataataaaaccaaaaactaTACACAAGCATTTAAACACAACCAATAAATGTGCATTAAAATTTATGGGAGCAGAAAAGCTTTATTCCCAGTGAACCAACAGTCTTTGGAGAAAAAGTTAATGTTATTACTTGGTTAACTCAAATCACTTCAGCATTTGCTAAGAACATAGGAAAAAGTCACCAAATCACCAAATGTTCCTATACTATTGTGGGGCTGTATTTCTAGGAATATATTTatagtatttgttttaaatttatgatATTGAATATTTGTGTTAAGTTGTTCGCTGGGAGTAACAGCAGGTAAAATGAAGTTATATGGgagttttttcctgtgtaaaaaagaaatgagtgtctaaaaacaaaccaaccaatcaaaaccccaaaccaacaaatttAGTTCCACCTTAATAAACTTAAAACCTCAGGTTCTACTTTGCCAATTAGaatcctgtgatttttttggcaGTCATTTTGTATTGGATTCTACCTGGATTCTGGGTTATAACTGAGagctttaaatttttattttaatatttactcATAATTAGTTGATTTTTAGATCATGAAATTTCAAGGCATTTaaataacagggaaaaaatctTAAACCAGGTAAGAACTAAACAAGACCCAAGACCCACTTGGTTTCTTATCTCATTGGTATTTCCagtaaactgttcttatctcaacccatgatctttaccttttgtgcctccaatcCTCCTCTCCATCCATAGAAGGTGGAGCAGGGCAGGTGTGTGGTCTGGGGAgcttcagtgggaacactaaattggGGAATAACATTAAACCAGGAAACAACTACAAACAAACTCACCCATCAGCATTCTTTTCCCTCAacaaagcagcagtttctgtgagcttttttcttctctcccattgtttcatttgcttttcccGAACCTttgaacaacaaaacaaatagtTTGTACTTTAACTGGTAATTATATATCAGAGCACTATTGCATGGactgagttttcattttttgcatcttATGTCTTAATGTAAGACAAAGAAACAACTTGCAGAATTCCACTTTAACACCTGAACAAGCTGTATTTCAGCACATCTGATTCATACAGCAGAATTTTATGTATATTGAAATTGTAAAACTTGAATAGCCACAATAAAtattcttacattttctttattttctttttctttgttctctttaaaTTCTACATCTTCAGCATTAATGTCCATTGTTTCCTGCTCTTCTGACTGGTTGACCTCCATGGGTGCTTCAGTAGTAGGttcctcttctgtttcctgCAGGGAAGTCTGTTTCTCCTCAGTCAATCCATTGCTTTCTTCTTCCACTGGTGCATTATCTTCAGGGTCTGAAGGCAGAGTCTCTGTAGAAAATGTCCCAGAGAGGAGACTGTGCACTTTGCTGAGAGGAAATTCATGAAGATTATCAAAGTAAGGTTTTGGAAATCCAAAACAAGTGGTAGCAGCTCTCACAGGTCCTCCTCCTGGGTACATCTGAATGATGGATCCATAGCCTACGAGAGTAAAAGAATCAAAAAACATTGGAAAGCCAGAATTCTTAAACTgccatattttcaaaatttccaaAATGCTTGAATGAAGTGTTCATTTAAGAATAGGAAGGTAAATTTCCTGCTCTTAATCCAACCATCAAATTTAACAAGCTGTGGAACTGTGCCTCAAGGTAGAAGATCTTTATTGAAAGGACAACACTTTGCAACTCCAAAGGACAAGGTGACTCAGAGAATATTTGTGTATCAAACACCTACTTAGGATTAGCTCAGAGCATATAAGCAGTGGCAAATTGttagaaaatataatttaattaataattaacagaccaaatttctgcagtttttgTTACTTATTTATAGAGTTGTTTTGATAAAAAACTAAAGCTAATTTTAACAGTATTAATaggcaaagaatttcttcaacATCCAGGCTCTAAAGGAAGAGCTGTTTAGACATACTAAAAATACCCTTTCAGTAGTTATGCTGAAATTGTATAATTTACTTCAAAAAGTAGCTCTATGGCCAAAAGTTGCTGCAACAAACGCAATTTCCACTGCCTGTGTCCTTCTCAGCCAACAGACAGCATGTCTGTGTGCACaacatcacatcacatcacatcacatcacacaTCCTACCTTTCCAGGCTTCTGGAATATAACTGTCTCCTCTGTCTAGTGCCTTTGAATGATGAAACCAATTAACTGAGTTTGAAAAACAAGTCAAACTTCTCCTAGAGTATCCTCGAGAAAATgtcacataattttaaaatccacaTTTTGCAGAATACACATTAAATCTGGTGCAGTGAACAAGAGGAATGGCAACATTTTCAGTGCTGTAGGCTGTCTGAATTCCAGTGCTACTATTCCTGTTTTCTGCCATTCACTTTCCTGGACTTCCAAGTGTCTGGGAAGAATCTACATACAAGCTCCTTACAGCTTTTCCTAAACACAGGAACTCAGACAGGAACTAAAACAGATCTACCTACAGAGTTATCAATTTAATCAAATTTCATTATATAAACAATTATATCAAATTTAGTTGtcaattactttttttaggtttttttaaatattgaaaaacaaatccaacTGAAAGATGCAAAATGCAGCTTTCTGCAACAGAGAAACAAGTATCGCTTTGAATACCAGAGACAgtaaaattagatttaaaaaaacctgagaaaacTATTTTGAATGGCTGCCTTTTAAAAGTATCACAGGGATGTGTATTTAAGTTTCAGGTAAGCTTAAGTCTGTGCATTACTAAAGCTACTGTGTAACTCACCCCCCATTCGCTCCATCACAGCTCCCAGCACGAGGCCGGCACATGTTTCCATAACAATCATCTTGTTGCCAGCGTGGATGTTTCCCAGGGTAAGCATCTGAGCCAGGGTGTCATATCTCAAGTGGCTGGAAGGCAGAGGGTTTAACAAACATCAAAGTAGTCAGAAATACTGCCTATTGGGCTCAGGAGCCTACCAAAAAAAGTTGGATTGCAGGCAGATTTTCAGAACAGTGTCGGTGATCCTCAGTCACCACGTGGAAACTCATAATGAACCGTCTGGTAATAAAGAAGAACCAGAACCAGAGCCAGCAAGAAATTAGAAAGGAATAAATAGCAAAAGTAGGGTGTGAAGTAGGGTGCACATATCAAAGTGGACATCTTGTGCTGTGTcaggtttttatatttttctcttttttctctgacatGTCAGTTTTGTAAAGAACAAATGGTATAAATGCATTTCCTGATCCAATAATGTGATTCCTTGTGATTTTCACCTGTTTTGCAGTAGCACACACCACTGCAGTCCAGGACCAAAACCTAACACTGCTGCCTCCACTGCACAAACTGAAGAGACTCAGTCATAGCTACAGAAATTACAACTCATCTTCATAGTAAAATAAAGCCAAGTGACAGAGATggtggaaggagaaggaaaaaatgtttgagaAGCCTTAAATAACATACATTTGAGGATTTTAAATCTCAGCATATCAGATCTACTATTACTACATTAAAAAGCATGTATCAGTCCATATTTATGAATGTGTGCAACAATGTATCTTTTAGTTTAGAGAAGTGAAAATCCAGCAGGGCTGGATCTCTGTAGTGGATCTCTGTAGCCATCACCTCCTCTGACTCCTGACCCCAGGGTTAACCACGAGCTTCTGGAGACTTCTGATTGAAGACTTTGAACCCCTGACACATCAAAGGCAAAAATTCCTGCTTCTGGTAAGTGGCCTGTTACTTTGATTACTGAGCCAGAAAACAGAGATGATACACCAGCAACCAAAACCAGGTAAGAGCTAGCTGTGAAAATGCAAAGAACATCTGTCTACAAAGGTAATTTGCAACATGGTGGTGACAGGGACGTGGTAAAAGCTGTTGCTGCAATAGCACATTGATTCATTTTCTGtatcacattatttttcattgacTTGCAATCTTCCCactcacagaaaaaagaaaggtattaTATACTCTGGTATagtattctgaaaaaaattaaattatagtATATGATAAAGttataattagaaaaaagaaaaagaatgaaaacttaCTTAATTTTTCCAGGTTCCCTTGCATAATACATTGTTGAAAGAATGCGAGTGGATGGTTTCACAATTGTAATAACTGCCTCATATCTGTAAGAGACACATAGGAATAGTCTTACTTTAATCTCAACAGCTTAGAGGATTACtaaatattttccacattttaaaattcacttacttttttttcttcttctttatgTATTTATCTTGAGCAAATTCTGTTTTGTCTCTGAATGTTGTACTGTTCTCTATTAACTGTTGAACTATTTCCTTGGAAgagacaatttatttttattacagctagcatttatttctcattcatttcatatatagtatttttttaaacaaacactgaaaatattttcttccagtagAGGCATTTATACCAGTAACTTCTACTGACATTAATGGCAAAGTAAACTCCTACTAACCAACATGACAAGTGAGACACTACACTGACTACGTGTAGGATTTTAATagtattgttttgtttttaagtgttCTTTAACTACAGAATGCcataataaaaatgataaaacagaaaatgcttatCCTGGAAAACAGGGTACTTTGTGGAGAAGGAGTCTGGTAGGTGCCAGAACTAACTCATGAGAGAGGGCAGACCCGTGTGGccagaaatgaggaaaaagcagGAGCGTTCCTTTCAGAATCAGCAAGTCATTACTTCAGCACTTACTGTGAAGTCTTGGTACCTAAATATTTACCCCATTCTGAATGCGAACAAGACTACACTGCTTTCTCTAAGTGACTGGCTACCTTAAATTATCCTGTATTTAGAATGAGGCAGTTATGTTTATTGTCAATTATTATGAACAACTGACATATTTTGTCAGTGTAACATTCCCCCTAGTAAAGGGATTGCAGTATACTAAACCCTGTGTGAAGCTAcacaggcaaaaatattttacagaaataaaacaaggaacCAGATATCAGACATAATATTTGGTTTAATCCAATTCCCTCCTTGGGTGCCTCTGTCTGATTTCAGCATCTGAGGgtatcttttttccccattagtTCTTCCCCTCTACTCTGGCTAATGGTCAGACACCTCCCTCACCCCAGTTAATTCTGTCAGCCTCTCAAATTGTGGTATTACCAACTCCTTGCACAATGTCAAACTCCTTAGCATTTATTATTTCCTACAACACTCCCCCtgactttttccttctctagcTTCTAGATTTTCCCAGGCTTCCAGTTTTGGTTTCCTGGTCTCTTTATTCTAGTCTCCACCCTTTGCCAATCCAACTCTTCCTCATACTTTCAGATTCCAGCTGGAGGGATCACTAATATTtccaagaaaaccaaaccaaaccaaaccaatgGAGCTTTCATTGCTCAGAGTTTAAAAACACAGTGCTGCAAGTACTTCTCACTTCCTGTAGCTGCTTTTCAGGCCATTATTCCTTCAAACACTGAACATGTATtactaatggtgtgaaacacCATCTccttctttttgctttattcttggaaaaaattaaatggagcTCCTGGGATGTTTATGctgttgttttgtggggttGTTTGTTGCAGTAAAATTTACTGTGAGGAAACTGAGGAGTATTTCTTCGGGGTAAGCAAAAGCCAAAAGGAAGCTGCAGCACCGTGCAATGCCCTGGGAGTACAAGCCACTTCACATCTTCATTTTGACACATATCCCTTAGGAACTGGGAAGGATTTGTGAAGGGATGGAAAATCAAGCCCCATCAAcacctgtgctggttttggctgggtaGAGTTAACTTccttcacagtggctggtacGGGGCTGTGTTGTGGATCTGTACTGAAAACACTGTTGATCCTATAGAGCTGGTTCTGtcattgctgagcagggctcacacagagccaaggccttttctgcttttcatagtGCCAAGCTGAcaagggggctgggggtgcatgggaaactgggaggggacccaaACTGACCAGAGGGATACTCCAGACCCTTGgatatgacatcatgctcaaTATATAAATtaggggaaagaaggaaggaagggaggatgTTTGGGGTaatggtgtttgtcttcccaagtcacccCTAGATGTAAGGGGGCCCTGTcctcctggaggtggctgacCACCTGCATGCCCACGGGAAGTTGTGAAagaattccttgctttgctttgctttccctattaaactgtccttatctcaacccacgagttttgCAGCTTTTACGCTTCCGATtctctcccagtcctgctggtgggggagcAAGCAAGTGGATGTGTGGGGCTTGGTTGATGGCTGGGGTTAAGCCACAACAacactgaagttttatttcaaataacaaTCATCTCTAAACTGAGCCTGCATCACAAAGACAAGCCATCCCTAAACAGGAGTTCAGATTTTTCTAGACATTTATGGAGGaataatgtatatttttgttAACATAACTTAAACTGAATATTCAGCCATGGTTAGGAAAAGCAGAGTAATGAAATAGG contains these protein-coding regions:
- the TRMT6 gene encoding tRNA (adenine(58)-N(1))-methyltransferase non-catalytic subunit TRM6 isoform X2, producing the protein MEASPGARIREGDCAVLKRGEVFKAVPVLRRRKIIFEKQWFYLDNAIGHIYGTTFEVTNGGNLQPKQEVEETTTETKEAGTDNRNIVDDGKSQKLTHDDIKALKDKGIKGQEIVQQLIENSTTFRDKTEFAQDKYIKKKKKKYEAVITIVKPSTRILSTMYYAREPGKINHLRYDTLAQMLTLGNIHAGNKMIVMETCAGLVLGAVMERMGGYGSIIQMYPGGGPVRAATTCFGFPKPYFDNLHEFPLSKVHSLLSGTFSTETLPSDPEDNAPVEEESNGLTEEKQTSLQETEEEPTTEAPMEVNQSEEQETMDINAEDVEFKENKEKENKENVREKQMKQWERRKKLTETAALLREKNADGLIVASKFHPTPLLLSLLEFVGPSRPFVVYCQYKEPLLECYTKLRERGGVINLKLSETWLRNYQVLPDRSHPKLTMSGGGGYLLSGITVVLDKGKSDSSSLEALKMEEPSPKRCKVQDLHC
- the TRMT6 gene encoding tRNA (adenine(58)-N(1))-methyltransferase non-catalytic subunit TRM6 isoform X1, whose protein sequence is MYYAREPGKINHLRYDTLAQMLTLGNIHAGNKMIVMETCAGLVLGAVMERMGGYGSIIQMYPGGGPVRAATTCFGFPKPYFDNLHEFPLSKVHSLLSGTFSTETLPSDPEDNAPVEEESNGLTEEKQTSLQETEEEPTTEAPMEVNQSEEQETMDINAEDVEFKENKEKENKENVREKQMKQWERRKKLTETAALLREKNADGLIVASKFHPTPLLLSLLEFVGPSRPFVVYCQYKEPLLECYTKLRERGGVINLKLSETWLRNYQVLPDRSHPKLTMSGGGGYLLSGITVVLDKGKSDSSSLEALKMEEPSPKRCKVQDLHC